TAGCGCAGGTTATGGAGAAATTCGAACTGTCCCCCAACGACTTACTGATTATCTATGACGATTTTAATATTCCTCTGGGAAGACTTCGGATTCGTCTGGGTGGCTCCGATGGCGGCCATAATGGCATGGCTTCTATTATCAGCCATCTGGGAACCGAGGATATCCTCCGGCTCCGGATGGGGATCGGGCCGGTTCCAGAGGGGATTGATCCGATGACTTTGGTCCTCAGCCGTTTCCGGGAAGAAGAGTTGGAAATAAGAAACAAAATGCTTGTAAAAGCGGGGGAGAGCGTATTATATTTACTGGCTCACGGC
The nucleotide sequence above comes from Candidatus Zixiibacteriota bacterium. Encoded proteins:
- the pth gene encoding aminoacyl-tRNA hydrolase; amino-acid sequence: MVSLIIGLGNIGEEYFHTRHNLGFDLLAILCEKWQIRPGLGSGDYFIAEKEIETGLIRLVWPTTFMNNSGLAVAQVMEKFELSPNDLLIIYDDFNIPLGRLRIRLGGSDGGHNGMASIISHLGTEDILRLRMGIGPVPEGIDPMTLVLSRFREEELEIRNKMLVKAGESVLYLLAHG